One genomic region from Candidatus Nitrosopumilus koreensis AR1 encodes:
- the cyoE gene encoding heme o synthase, translating into MQKQKSESRVAVYYELTKPKIWYLLVFTAFGAALTASNIYGIEIAPSTWALMLFSVAAGSAAANTLTNYHDRDIDAIMERTKGRPLPSKRIYPAVKARNFGLALAGISLVLAFGISFTTTLEQGIWATAFIAFGLLNNVLVYSYALKRNSRTNIILGGLCGGSPPMIGWVAVTMSDLWTMGLAMAGLVFIWIPMHIWALTLHFKDDYNKVNVPMLTAVQSEKTSARAIAGSTVVMVLFSIAPFFITTQSGEEMVGGVYLWTAIASGALMIALSIWVIVKPMEKASWTLFKFSSPYLAVLFIALMVDSAL; encoded by the coding sequence TTGCAAAAACAAAAGTCAGAATCCAGAGTTGCAGTATACTATGAGCTAACAAAGCCAAAGATATGGTATTTGTTAGTATTTACCGCATTTGGGGCTGCTTTAACAGCATCCAATATTTATGGAATTGAGATTGCCCCATCTACATGGGCACTAATGTTATTTTCAGTTGCAGCAGGTTCTGCTGCAGCAAATACTTTGACAAATTATCACGATAGAGATATTGATGCAATAATGGAAAGAACAAAAGGCAGACCACTCCCATCAAAAAGAATCTATCCTGCAGTAAAAGCACGTAATTTTGGATTAGCATTAGCTGGAATTTCATTAGTATTAGCATTTGGAATTTCATTTACAACTACATTAGAACAGGGAATATGGGCAACTGCATTCATAGCATTTGGATTACTAAACAACGTTCTAGTATACTCATATGCACTAAAACGAAATTCAAGAACTAATATAATTTTAGGAGGATTATGTGGAGGTTCACCACCAATGATTGGATGGGTTGCAGTTACAATGTCAGACCTATGGACTATGGGACTTGCAATGGCAGGACTAGTATTCATCTGGATTCCAATGCATATTTGGGCATTAACATTACATTTCAAAGATGATTATAACAAAGTAAATGTTCCAATGTTAACAGCAGTTCAATCAGAAAAAACATCCGCAAGAGCAATTGCAGGTTCAACAGTAGTCATGGTATTGTTTTCAATTGCACCATTTTTCATAACAACACAAAGTGGGGAAGAAATGGTAGGAGGTGTTTATCTATGGACTGCAATTGCATCAGGTGCTTTGATGATTGCATTGTCAATATGGGTAATAGTAAAACCTATGGAAAAAGCGTCATGGACATTGTTTAAGTTTTCTAGTCCATATTTGGCAGTACTGTTTATTGCATTAATGGTAGATTCTGCATTATAA
- a CDS encoding phosphate signaling complex PhoU family protein translates to MEEREETRKIQFTGKSSYIVSLPKPWIMDLGLKQGDQIRMIRKGSSTLELYPPKFESRSPKKEEATIEISSEEKASSIVRKLISLYFLGFKTINVKPKDGRLSPAQRNTVKEAVKRMLMGSEIISDSSGGITIQVLVNLLELSIDGAFKRMIHLAKSMSSDAILAVKENNADLAQEVINTDDEVDRFGFYIIRQLKIAIQNEHMLKEMGFRNPRDCLGYRLVVKNIERAGDHAAFIAKDLLEFKKSVKKEILDKLQDMNEFCLSVLDDACLALFKEDYPQAEKTIEKTNDITKYEKKIRDASKSLKDDEEIYRVRRMTENIKRVSEYASDIAEIVLNMNIEKTIKKTT, encoded by the coding sequence ATGGAAGAAAGAGAGGAAACAAGGAAAATTCAATTTACAGGTAAATCATCATACATAGTTTCATTACCAAAACCATGGATCATGGATTTAGGATTAAAGCAAGGAGATCAAATTAGAATGATAAGAAAAGGTTCTTCAACTTTAGAACTTTATCCACCAAAATTTGAATCACGCAGTCCAAAGAAAGAAGAAGCTACGATTGAAATAAGCTCAGAAGAAAAGGCATCCTCGATTGTCAGAAAATTAATTTCACTTTATTTTTTGGGTTTTAAGACAATTAACGTAAAACCAAAAGATGGCAGATTGAGTCCAGCCCAAAGAAACACAGTAAAAGAAGCAGTCAAGCGAATGTTGATGGGTTCAGAGATCATTTCGGATTCCAGTGGAGGAATAACAATACAAGTCCTAGTTAATTTATTAGAATTATCAATAGATGGTGCATTCAAAAGAATGATCCATTTAGCAAAATCAATGTCTAGTGATGCAATCCTGGCTGTAAAAGAAAACAATGCAGATTTAGCACAAGAAGTAATAAACACAGATGATGAAGTTGACAGATTTGGATTTTATATTATTCGTCAATTAAAGATTGCAATTCAAAATGAACACATGCTAAAAGAGATGGGTTTTAGAAATCCTAGAGATTGTCTTGGATATAGATTGGTTGTAAAGAATATCGAGAGAGCAGGAGATCATGCAGCATTTATTGCAAAAGATCTTCTAGAATTCAAGAAATCAGTGAAGAAAGAAATATTGGACAAATTGCAAGACATGAATGAATTTTGTCTGTCAGTACTGGATGATGCTTGTCTTGCGTTGTTTAAAGAAGACTATCCACAAGCAGAAAAAACCATCGAAAAGACAAACGATATTACAAAATATGAGAAAAAAATCAGAGATGCCTCAAAATCACTTAAAGATGACGAGGAGATCTATAGAGTTAGAAGAATGACTGAAAACATCAAAAGAGTTTCAGAATATGCCAGCGACATTGCAGAAATAGTATTGAATATGAATATTGAAAAGACAATCAAAAAAACGACATAG
- the cobS gene encoding adenosylcobinamide-GDP ribazoletransferase, producing the protein MLKEIGYVFSFLTIFPSSSATLENIAKYMYVFPIVGIAIGLLIGSIGFGLSFFLDPLLVSLLVVASIAIVTGIHHADGLADFADGLMVKGTKEKKIKAMKDLSTGSAGIVGLVLYLVGLIVTISLTSGFDLFKAVLISEILAKFSMVLMASLGNSAISGSSSPFVHIMKDKKKLGAAFIIMLIPVVVIGETTGLIMLGVTVTLTLFLLGISTRSFGGITGDVIGATNELTRLASLMVFVSI; encoded by the coding sequence ATGCTTAAGGAAATAGGTTATGTCTTTTCTTTCTTGACAATATTTCCTTCATCAAGTGCAACTTTAGAAAACATTGCAAAATACATGTACGTTTTTCCTATTGTTGGAATTGCAATTGGACTTTTAATTGGTTCAATTGGATTTGGCTTGTCTTTCTTTTTAGATCCACTGCTTGTTAGTTTGTTAGTTGTTGCATCTATTGCAATTGTTACTGGTATACATCATGCTGATGGATTAGCTGATTTTGCAGATGGACTTATGGTAAAAGGAACAAAAGAAAAAAAAATCAAAGCAATGAAAGATCTATCTACTGGTTCAGCTGGAATTGTAGGACTTGTTTTGTATCTTGTTGGGTTGATTGTCACAATATCCCTTACTAGCGGATTTGATTTGTTTAAGGCAGTTCTGATCAGTGAAATTCTAGCCAAATTTTCCATGGTGCTTATGGCAAGTTTGGGCAACTCTGCTATATCGGGCTCAAGTTCTCCCTTTGTACATATTATGAAAGACAAGAAAAAATTAGGTGCCGCTTTTATCATCATGCTTATTCCTGTGGTGGTAATTGGTGAGACTACTGGATTGATAATGCTTGGAGTTACAGTCACTTTGACATTATTCCTGTTGGGAATATCTACTCGAAGTTTTGGTGGAATAACTGGAGATGTAATTGGTGCTACAAATGAACTTACAAGATTAGCTTCCTTGATGGTGTTTGTATCAATATGA
- a CDS encoding Lrp/AsnC ligand binding domain-containing protein, whose translation MAEVTGRFDILVTMYSKSLDQMHKMVSEKIGRIEGIQSSESFIEMKSRAKAMPYMPSKDSD comes from the coding sequence GTGGCAGAAGTTACTGGAAGATTCGATATTCTAGTTACAATGTATTCAAAATCACTAGATCAGATGCATAAAATGGTCTCAGAGAAAATAGGAAGAATAGAAGGCATTCAGTCTTCAGAATCCTTTATTGAGATGAAATCCCGTGCCAAAGCAATGCCATATATGCCATCAAAGGATAGTGACTAG
- a CDS encoding cobyric acid synthase — MKSLMIQGTSSGAGKTTLVAALCRIFEQKGYRVAPFKSQNMSNFGYTTPDFEISRAQAIQAIAAKCPIEPDLNPIMLKPLGNYYSAVYLNGKYYKKMHAKDYYTKFVKSKGIKAATTSLSKLKRNYDLVILEGAGSPAEINLQKYDIANMQIAQKANASVFLVSDIDKGGSFASLIGTMALIEKKYKKLVKGFVLNKFRGDINVLKPGFRKIKQLTKIPIIGTIPMMKMNLPEEDSLNVKAKQITWTKNNISKIDKELDKLAKTVKNNLDIKTIEMMIK, encoded by the coding sequence ATGAAGTCTTTGATGATTCAGGGCACATCTTCTGGTGCTGGAAAAACAACGTTAGTTGCAGCATTGTGTAGAATTTTTGAACAAAAAGGATACCGTGTAGCTCCATTCAAATCCCAAAATATGTCTAATTTTGGTTATACCACTCCTGATTTTGAGATTTCTCGTGCTCAGGCAATTCAAGCTATTGCTGCAAAGTGCCCAATCGAACCTGACTTGAACCCCATAATGCTCAAACCTTTGGGAAATTACTATAGTGCAGTTTACCTTAATGGAAAATATTACAAGAAAATGCATGCAAAAGATTACTATACAAAATTTGTAAAATCAAAAGGAATCAAAGCAGCTACTACTTCATTATCAAAACTCAAAAGAAACTATGATCTGGTAATCTTGGAAGGTGCAGGTTCTCCAGCTGAAATTAATTTACAAAAATATGATATTGCAAATATGCAAATTGCTCAAAAAGCAAATGCATCTGTATTTTTGGTTTCAGATATTGACAAAGGCGGTTCATTTGCAAGTTTGATTGGTACTATGGCCTTAATTGAAAAAAAATATAAAAAATTGGTAAAAGGATTTGTATTAAATAAATTTAGAGGAGACATTAATGTCCTAAAACCAGGATTTAGAAAAATAAAACAACTTACAAAGATCCCTATTATTGGGACTATTCCCATGATGAAAATGAATCTCCCTGAAGAAGATTCACTTAATGTCAAAGCAAAACAAATTACATGGACTAAAAATAATATCTCAAAAATAGATAAAGAACTAGACAAACTGGCAAAAACTGTAAAAAATAATTTAGATATTAAAACAATTGAGATGATGATAAAATGA
- a CDS encoding NTP transferase domain-containing protein, with product MIGIVMAGGKGTRMNLDNEKLLLEYKKPIVLHVIDSLKNSNCFSKIVAVTSPNSPKTKKLLEENNIEIFDTSGIGYVEDLNLALQKFNDSILVTSGDMPLLDKKVIQTIVNQYDPQKIWTSVLVTDKLLTSIGIQSNYSITHNEQKCHFTGISLINSKKINSLENLEENYIILDDKRIALNLNTKQDYDLLSTA from the coding sequence ATGATTGGCATTGTTATGGCAGGTGGCAAAGGCACTCGCATGAATTTAGATAATGAAAAATTATTACTAGAATACAAAAAGCCCATTGTTCTTCATGTCATTGATTCATTAAAAAATTCAAACTGTTTTTCTAAAATTGTTGCAGTTACTAGTCCAAATTCACCTAAAACAAAAAAATTACTAGAAGAAAATAATATTGAAATTTTTGATACTTCTGGAATAGGTTATGTTGAAGATCTAAATTTGGCATTACAAAAATTCAATGATTCAATTTTAGTCACATCTGGTGACATGCCCTTGTTAGACAAGAAAGTCATTCAAACAATTGTAAACCAGTATGATCCCCAAAAAATTTGGACAAGTGTTCTTGTTACTGATAAACTACTAACATCCATTGGAATTCAATCTAATTATTCAATAACTCATAATGAACAAAAATGTCATTTTACAGGAATTTCATTGATAAATTCTAAAAAAATTAATTCACTTGAAAATTTAGAAGAAAATTACATAATACTTGATGATAAAAGAATTGCACTTAATCTAAATACTAAACAAGATTATGATTTACTCAGCACTGCCTGA
- a CDS encoding pyridoxal phosphate-dependent aminotransferase, producing the protein MKIRTKTSIIKHHPISHGGRFSRGNQQIDVLDFSSNTSPAGMPSSVKSAIKKRLDKMEHYPDTNSINLISSLKKYIGLSDSHIVVGNGAIEILYNFCNSFLSQKHVLIPTPTFSEYESASRLVDCKFTFFKTMNLSENIDSFISKIPMNGCVFVCNPNNPTGTILSKKQITKIILAAKNKSSFVFVDECFIELVPESDQSIINLVKKYDNLFVLRSLTKSFGLAGIRIGYGVGSKTIIEILKKIKIPWSVNALAQEAGITAIKNKSHLTKSKLLIKKESTFLKKKIAKITGFECHDSSTNFILIKTKQDSTKIQKKLLKHKILIRDCKNFRGLNNHYIRIAVKSHKDNLKLVSAMEAIA; encoded by the coding sequence GTGAAAATTCGGACAAAAACAAGCATTATCAAACACCACCCAATATCTCATGGGGGTAGATTTTCTAGAGGAAATCAACAGATTGATGTCTTAGATTTTAGCTCAAATACTAGTCCTGCAGGAATGCCCTCATCCGTAAAATCTGCTATAAAAAAAAGACTAGATAAAATGGAGCATTATCCTGACACAAATTCAATCAACTTAATCTCCAGCCTCAAAAAATACATTGGATTATCAGATTCTCACATAGTTGTTGGCAATGGCGCAATTGAAATACTCTATAACTTCTGTAATTCATTTCTATCTCAAAAGCATGTTTTAATTCCAACTCCAACTTTTAGTGAATATGAATCTGCATCAAGACTTGTTGATTGTAAATTTACTTTTTTTAAAACAATGAATCTTTCTGAAAATATAGATTCATTCATTTCAAAAATTCCTATGAATGGCTGTGTTTTTGTATGTAATCCAAATAATCCAACTGGAACTATATTGTCAAAAAAACAAATAACAAAAATAATCTTAGCTGCAAAAAATAAATCCAGTTTTGTATTTGTTGATGAGTGTTTTATTGAATTGGTACCTGAATCAGATCAATCTATAATAAATTTAGTAAAAAAATATGATAATCTCTTTGTTTTAAGATCATTAACAAAATCATTTGGATTAGCGGGAATCAGAATTGGATATGGTGTTGGTTCAAAAACTATAATTGAAATTTTAAAAAAAATAAAAATTCCTTGGAGTGTTAATGCATTAGCTCAAGAAGCAGGAATTACTGCAATTAAAAATAAATCACACCTTACAAAATCAAAGTTACTTATTAAAAAAGAATCAACTTTTCTAAAAAAGAAAATTGCTAAAATTACTGGCTTTGAATGTCATGACTCTTCAACAAATTTTATTTTAATAAAAACAAAACAAGATTCAACAAAAATTCAAAAAAAATTATTAAAACATAAAATATTGATTCGTGATTGTAAAAATTTCCGTGGATTAAACAATCACTATATTCGAATTGCAGTAAAATCTCATAAAGATAATCTAAAACTTGTATCTGCTATGGAGGCAATAGCATGA
- a CDS encoding proteasome assembly chaperone 4: MNSPNGFFQKLVNLEGRNFSLNIQKFENGYFISVSEGSNKIGSMVASMATGPTPVTTTIIPSKTDSLFLKLIAEQISIRVRGIVLVSAFIQKELGSNTAKDLMSEIMETVENE, translated from the coding sequence TTGAACTCTCCAAATGGATTTTTCCAAAAATTGGTAAATTTGGAGGGCCGTAACTTTTCTTTAAACATTCAAAAATTTGAAAATGGTTATTTTATTTCTGTATCTGAGGGTTCAAATAAAATAGGTTCGATGGTGGCTTCAATGGCAACTGGTCCCACTCCCGTCACAACTACTATAATTCCTTCTAAGACCGATTCTCTTTTTCTCAAACTTATTGCTGAACAAATCAGCATTAGAGTGCGAGGTATTGTATTGGTTTCTGCATTTATTCAAAAAGAATTAGGATCAAATACTGCAAAAGACTTAATGTCTGAAATTATGGAGACGGTTGAGAATGAGTGA
- a CDS encoding PUA domain-containing protein, whose protein sequence is MDHVLKLQSSLDALFGSGVSKYLPKDIEMTFSRKTGRIRTVIHKGKLLCTLRIDGGLAISPYFAQILLRSKVFRENCVEINKDAAPFVQDGRSVFCKHVVKCGKNVRISGDTPVLFKNKVIAVGRAVLSYEMISDFDRGVAVKVRDSLKSRKEEKEL, encoded by the coding sequence ATGGATCATGTGTTAAAGCTACAGTCTTCACTTGATGCCTTGTTTGGTAGTGGCGTTTCAAAATATCTACCTAAAGATATTGAAATGACTTTTTCAAGAAAAACTGGTAGAATTAGAACTGTTATCCATAAAGGGAAATTACTATGTACTTTAAGAATCGATGGTGGTTTAGCAATTAGTCCTTACTTTGCTCAAATACTCCTGAGAAGTAAAGTGTTCAGAGAAAACTGTGTAGAGATAAACAAAGATGCTGCACCATTTGTTCAAGATGGCAGATCTGTATTTTGCAAGCATGTTGTAAAATGTGGAAAAAATGTTAGAATTTCTGGCGACACTCCTGTTTTATTCAAAAATAAGGTGATTGCAGTTGGAAGGGCTGTTTTATCATATGAGATGATTTCTGATTTTGATAGAGGTGTGGCCGTTAAGGTTAGAGATAGTTTAAAAAGTCGTAAAGAGGAAAAAGAACTATGA
- a CDS encoding nascent polypeptide-associated complex protein: MMRGGNREMRRMMDKMGLDMNEMSNVQEVIIKTDKKEIIISKPSVTEMKAKDNSIFTVTADSYEERELEVPIFSEEDIQLVSQQAGVDEEKAKSALEEAKGDLARAILLLTTG; encoded by the coding sequence ATGATGCGCGGAGGCAATCGTGAAATGCGAAGAATGATGGACAAGATGGGTCTTGATATGAATGAGATGTCAAATGTTCAGGAAGTTATCATAAAGACCGATAAAAAAGAGATCATTATTTCAAAGCCTTCTGTTACAGAAATGAAAGCAAAAGATAATTCAATTTTTACTGTAACTGCTGACAGTTATGAGGAAAGAGAATTAGAAGTCCCTATATTCTCTGAAGAAGATATCCAACTTGTTAGCCAGCAAGCAGGTGTTGATGAAGAAAAAGCCAAAAGTGCATTAGAAGAAGCAAAAGGCGATCTTGCTAGGGCAATTTTACTGTTAACCACTGGATGA
- a CDS encoding UbiD family decarboxylase yields the protein MSDLRNYISKIKKSKELKIIKTKVSTKYEIAGITAKVDGSHAVLFENIKESDFHLVANLVGTRKRFALAVGGTENNIHEKVISAIKKAKAPKIISSGKFQENRSKNLFSMPIVTHFEKESGPFITSSIAYVKNPETGKQNSSFHRMMPIDKTHFSIRMVEGRHLHRCFVDAKEHGEDLKIALTVGVHPAISIAGAYQEQWGKDEINIANSLLGGKLTLTKLPFTGLNVPSGSEIVMEGKVLQDKTHPEWMVEMLQTYDHKRSQPVFELENLYFRNNPIFHDVLSGYSEHRLLMGMPIESKLNGDLKKAFRQTQQVSMTNGGCNWLHAVVQIKKKNESDAKKIIKKTFESHRSLKQVTVVDDDIDPNNAEAVEYAMATRFQADKDLIILKNVRGSSLDPSSDQKKLQTAKMGIDATRSLSKRPEGFELAKIPKIDKIKLEKYFK from the coding sequence ATGAGTGATTTAAGAAATTATATCTCTAAAATTAAGAAAAGTAAAGAACTCAAAATTATAAAAACTAAAGTTTCAACAAAATATGAAATTGCAGGAATTACTGCAAAGGTTGATGGTTCACATGCTGTATTGTTTGAAAATATTAAAGAAAGTGATTTTCATTTAGTTGCTAATCTGGTTGGTACTAGAAAGCGCTTTGCTCTTGCAGTGGGTGGAACCGAAAATAATATTCATGAAAAAGTCATTTCTGCAATAAAAAAGGCAAAAGCACCTAAAATAATATCCTCTGGAAAATTTCAAGAAAATAGGTCAAAAAATCTCTTTTCCATGCCTATTGTTACTCATTTCGAAAAGGAATCTGGTCCATTTATCACTTCTTCAATTGCATATGTTAAGAATCCAGAAACTGGAAAACAAAATTCATCCTTTCATAGAATGATGCCAATTGACAAAACTCATTTTTCAATAAGAATGGTTGAAGGACGTCATTTGCATCGATGTTTTGTTGATGCTAAAGAACATGGTGAGGATCTAAAAATTGCACTTACTGTTGGTGTACACCCTGCAATTTCTATTGCAGGTGCATATCAAGAACAGTGGGGAAAAGATGAGATTAATATTGCAAACTCTTTGTTAGGTGGAAAATTAACTTTAACAAAACTTCCCTTTACCGGACTAAACGTGCCATCTGGTTCAGAAATTGTTATGGAAGGAAAAGTTCTTCAGGACAAAACCCATCCTGAATGGATGGTCGAGATGCTCCAAACATATGACCATAAAAGATCCCAACCTGTTTTTGAACTTGAAAACTTGTATTTTAGAAATAATCCTATTTTTCATGATGTTTTATCTGGATATTCTGAACATCGATTGTTAATGGGAATGCCTATTGAATCAAAACTAAATGGTGATTTGAAAAAAGCGTTCAGACAAACACAACAAGTCTCCATGACAAATGGTGGATGTAATTGGTTGCATGCTGTTGTACAAATAAAAAAGAAAAATGAATCTGATGCAAAAAAAATAATTAAAAAAACATTTGAATCTCATCGCTCATTAAAACAAGTTACAGTAGTTGATGATGATATTGACCCTAATAATGCCGAAGCGGTAGAATATGCTATGGCAACAAGATTCCAAGCAGATAAGGATCTCATAATCTTAAAAAATGTACGTGGTTCTAGTCTTGATCCTTCAAGTGATCAAAAGAAATTACAAACTGCAAAAATGGGTATTGATGCAACTAGATCCCTTTCAAAACGTCCAGAGGGATTTGAATTGGCAAAAATCCCAAAAATTGACAAAATTAAACTTGAAAAATATTTCAAATAA
- a CDS encoding 30S ribosomal protein S27e: MKKDHIEIPKPSSKFQKINCNECGELQIVYSHASTQIACNSCGNTIAEATGSKAKINGKISGSAE, encoded by the coding sequence ATGAAAAAAGATCACATTGAGATTCCAAAACCATCAAGTAAATTCCAAAAAATTAATTGTAATGAATGTGGCGAACTGCAAATAGTTTATTCCCATGCATCAACACAAATTGCATGCAATTCATGTGGAAACACAATTGCAGAAGCAACAGGTTCTAAAGCAAAAATTAATGGTAAAATCTCAGGCAGTGCTGAGTAA
- the asd gene encoding aspartate-semialdehyde dehydrogenase — protein MEKKRVAIIGVTGSVGQEFVQSLNNHPWFEVTQIAASERSAGKNYLDAIRNEGGIIMWDVGGEIPEYIKSMNVKTIDDLDTSQLDLVFSAVESVAARDIETKMAAELPVISTSSAYRYEEDVPILIPGVNDDQVELLEIQKKNRNWKGFVAPLPNCTTTGLAITLKPLLEKYGAKKVMMTSMQAISGGGKSGVSAMGITDNILPYIPKEEGKVRLETRKILGKLKDGKIEDADIKVSCTCTRVPVIDGHTESVFVETSEDIDPAKAKELYNNCNKEISVEGLPSAPKEYYAFHEDPTRPQPRMEREVGGGMTTTIGRVEREELFDKGLKYMLFSHNKKMGSAKGAVLLAEMLYKKGKI, from the coding sequence ATGGAGAAGAAAAGAGTTGCAATTATAGGGGTTACAGGTTCAGTAGGACAAGAATTCGTACAATCTTTGAATAACCATCCATGGTTTGAGGTGACTCAAATTGCAGCCTCAGAGCGTTCAGCAGGCAAAAATTATCTTGATGCTATTAGAAATGAAGGCGGAATTATCATGTGGGATGTTGGGGGAGAAATTCCAGAATATATCAAATCAATGAATGTTAAAACAATTGACGATCTTGATACATCACAATTAGACCTAGTATTTTCAGCAGTTGAGTCAGTTGCTGCAAGAGACATTGAGACTAAAATGGCAGCAGAATTACCAGTAATCTCAACTAGTTCTGCATACAGATACGAAGAAGATGTTCCAATTCTCATCCCAGGTGTAAATGATGACCAAGTTGAATTACTTGAAATTCAAAAGAAAAATCGTAACTGGAAAGGGTTTGTAGCACCACTACCAAACTGTACAACTACAGGTTTGGCAATTACACTAAAACCATTACTTGAAAAATATGGCGCAAAAAAGGTCATGATGACTTCAATGCAAGCAATTTCAGGTGGTGGAAAGTCGGGAGTATCAGCAATGGGAATTACAGACAACATCTTGCCATACATTCCAAAAGAAGAAGGAAAAGTCAGGCTAGAAACAAGAAAAATCTTAGGAAAACTAAAAGACGGTAAAATCGAAGATGCAGACATCAAAGTTAGTTGTACATGTACCAGAGTTCCAGTAATTGATGGACATACAGAATCAGTCTTTGTTGAAACCTCTGAAGATATTGATCCAGCTAAAGCAAAAGAGCTTTACAATAATTGCAATAAAGAAATATCAGTTGAAGGATTGCCATCAGCTCCAAAAGAATACTATGCGTTCCACGAGGATCCAACAAGACCTCAGCCAAGAATGGAAAGAGAAGTTGGTGGTGGAATGACCACAACAATTGGAAGAGTAGAAAGAGAAGAATTGTTTGATAAGGGACTCAAATACATGTTATTCTCACACAACAAAAAAATGGGTTCAGCAAAAGGTGCAGTGTTATTAGCTGAAATGTTATACAAAAAAGGCAAGATCTAG
- a CDS encoding acyl-CoA thioesterase, protein MSSESNLREKSPSESHAEVIVRMFPSDANPAGNVFGGEILKHIDMVAGIVAQRHSQSNAVTVCMDSVNFLKPVFVGNVLSLNARINYVHNSSMEIEVKAEAEDIVTGIRTVTATAFVTFVALDKNGKSMHVPKLSLKTDEDRVKFEEGKIRMEKRLQNRQK, encoded by the coding sequence ATGTCATCTGAATCAAATCTTAGAGAAAAGAGTCCATCTGAATCTCATGCTGAAGTTATTGTTAGAATGTTTCCTTCTGACGCTAATCCAGCTGGGAATGTATTTGGTGGTGAAATTTTAAAACATATTGACATGGTTGCAGGAATTGTCGCTCAAAGACATTCTCAATCAAATGCTGTTACTGTATGTATGGATAGTGTAAATTTTCTAAAACCTGTTTTTGTTGGTAATGTTCTTTCATTAAATGCTCGAATAAATTATGTGCATAATTCTTCTATGGAGATAGAAGTTAAAGCAGAGGCTGAAGATATTGTTACAGGAATTAGAACTGTGACTGCAACTGCTTTTGTTACCTTTGTTGCTTTAGATAAAAATGGAAAATCTATGCATGTTCCAAAATTATCTTTAAAAACAGATGAGGATCGAGTCAAATTTGAAGAAGGAAAAATAAGAATGGAAAAAAGATTGCAAAATCGACAGAAATAA